Proteins from a genomic interval of Rosa chinensis cultivar Old Blush chromosome 2, RchiOBHm-V2, whole genome shotgun sequence:
- the LOC112189326 gene encoding uncharacterized protein LOC112189326 codes for MVSLNGSLSAWIHHLLACMGGCFGCCTKPTPIIAVDEPSKGLKIQGRSVKRPGISDDFWSSSTYDLDNSAMQSQRSISSISTLHQTLLHGSGAGSTSSQPDFVNQGLVLWNQTRLEWIGNGKPKDETLRSRENRLSWNSTYERLVGPKQRQPFPQRIPLSEMIEFLVEVWEQEGLYD; via the exons ATGGTGTCGCTCAACGGTTCCCTATCTGCTTGGATCCATCACTTGCTTGCTTGCATGGG TGGTTGTTTTGGATGTTGCACGAAACCCACACCGATTATTGCTGTCGACGAGCCTTCAAAGGGATTGAAAATTCAAGGGCGGTCGGTGAAGAGACCTGGCATATCGGATGATTTTTGGAGCAGCAGCACGTATGATTTGGACAACAGCGCTATGCAGTCCCAGAGAAGCATCTCATCCATCAGCACCTTACACCAGACCCTCCTCCATGGCAGCGGCGCTGGTAGCACGAGCAGCCAACCTGACTTTGTAAATCAAG GTCTTGTTCTCTGGAACCAAACCAGGCTTGAGTGGATTGGAAATGGCAAGCCTAAGGATGAAACTCTAAGAAGTCGGGAAAACAGATTAAG TTGGAATTCAACTTACGAAAGATTGGTTGGACCCAAACAGAGACAGCCTTTTCCCCAGCGCATTCCTCTGTCT GAAATGATAGAATTTCTAGTGGAAGTATGGGAGCAGGAGGGGCTGTACGATTGA